Proteins encoded by one window of Hylaeus volcanicus isolate JK05 chromosome 7, UHH_iyHylVolc1.0_haploid, whole genome shotgun sequence:
- the LOC128879573 gene encoding signal transducing adapter molecule 1 isoform X1, which translates to MSLFQNSSPFDADVEKATSEKNMSEEWGKIMDICDKVGTSTQSAKDCLRSIVKRLYSPDPHIVIQALTLLDACVSNCGKTFHLEIASRNFENDLRKLVNHSQPQIAERTKGLLKKWAEGDFKSDPQLNLIPSLYNKLRNEGHKFTTLSDMKSLLRKNPNVVTNSQEEEDLAKAIELSLKETKAQSQVLSSHSSPASKKSTSLYPNVSSALGTSSSSEGRKVRALYDFEAAEDNELTFLAGEIINILDDSDPNWWKGTNHRGEGLFPSNFVTADLSVEPEQFTKLEHSNKKMVQFAEEVEVKTVKREPEVIEVEIDERKMDKLLHLLHEADPQCDTSDPQEMIDLEEQVTAMGPLIDAALEKVDRRHAQLTQLSSDLVDALNLYHTLMREPPPPTTSSYTLPKMPPHINPYQFQTPGPPHIFNGVPPPHQPSFSIGAGSSVPYGTNNPTNEYIGPASMPNMTLPQHFHMQSGPHQHPPGHSQGPPVLEHNSLPYSQQGYPPQTGSMTGPYGPPGPTGSSANQSSQYAPSNGQRMM; encoded by the exons ATGAGTCTTTTCCAGAACTCCTCGCCTTTCGACGCTGACGTCG AGAAAGCAACTAGCGAGAAGAATATGTCAGAAGAATGGGGGAAGATAATGGATATCTGTGACAAAGTAGGAACCTCTACTCAAAGTGCAAAGGATTGTTTACGATCGATTGTCAAAAGACTGTATTCTCCCGATCCACACATTGTTATACAAGCGTTAACA TTGTTGGATGCGTGTGTAAGCAATTGTGGTAAAACGTTTCACCTGGAAATTGCATCGAGAAATTTTGAGAACGATTTGAGAAAGTTAGTTAATCATTCCCAGCCGCAGATAGCAGAAAGAACAAAGGgtcttttgaaaaaatgggCCGAAGGTGATTTCAAAAGCGATCCTCaactaaatttaattccaagtTTGTACAACAAATTGAGAAACGAAGGTCACAAGTTCACTACTCTCTCAGATATG AAAAGCTTACTGCGTAAAAATCCAAATGTGGTAACAAATTCACAGGAAGAGGAAGATCTTGCAAAAg CCATAGAACTTTCACTTAAGGAAACTAAAGCACAGAGTCAAGTGCTCTCTTCGCATAGTTCACCAGCATCAAAGAAGAGTACCAGTTTATACCCAAACGTAAGTTCTGCTCTTGGTACTTCCAGCAGTTCTGAAGGCAGGAAGGTTCGTGCTCTCTATGACTTTGAGGCAGCAGAAGATAacgaattaacatttttagcTGGAGAAATAA TTAACATCTTGGATGACTCCGATCCAAATTGGTGGAAAGGCACCAATCACAGAGGCGAAGGACTTTTTCCTTCGAATTTTGTTACTGCAGATTTATCTGTAGAGCCTGAACAGTTCACAA AGTTAGAAcacagtaataaaaaaatggttcAATTTGCTGAAGAAGTAGAAGTGAAAACGGTAAAGAGGGAGCCAGAAGTGATCGAAGTTGAAatagatgaaagaaaaatggataAACTTCTACACTTGCTGCACGAAGCCGATCCTCAGTGTGATACATCTGATCCACAAGAAATGATCGACTTAGAAG AACAAGTGACCGCGATGGGACCGCTGATAGATGCAGCTTTAGAGAAAGTGGACAGGAGGCACGCGCAGCTGACTCAGTTAAGTTCTGATTTGGTGGATGCTCTTAATTTATACCATACGTTGATGCGAGAACCTCCACCTCCCACAACGTCTAGCTACACCCTACCCAAGATGCCACCGCATATAAATCcatatcaatttcaaactCCAGGACCACCACAT ATATTTAACGGGGTGCCTCCACCTCATCAACCTTCTTTTTCTATCGGGGCTGGTTCATCTGTACCATATGGTACCAACAATCCAACGAACGAATACATAGGGCCTGCTAGCATGCCAAACATGACATTACCCCAACATTTTCACATGCAATCAGGACCACATCAGCATCCTCCTGGTCACTCTCAGGGTCCACCAGTGCTTGAACATAATAGCCTCCCTTATTCTCAGCAAGG ATATCCACCTCAAACTGGTTCTATGACAGGACCCTATGGTCCTCCAGGGCCAACAGGATCTTCAGCAAATCAGTCATCTCAGTATGCTCCGTCGAATGGGCAACGCATGATGTGA
- the LOC128879573 gene encoding signal transducing adapter molecule 1 isoform X3 produces MSLFQNSSPFDADVEKATSEKNMSEEWGKIMDICDKVGTSTQSAKDCLRSIVKRLYSPDPHIVIQALTLLDACVSNCGKTFHLEIASRNFENDLRKLVNHSQPQIAERTKGLLKKWAEGDFKSDPQLNLIPSLYNKLRNEGHKFTTLSDMKSLLRKNPNVVTNSQEEEDLAKAIELSLKETKAQSQVLSSHSSPASKKSTSLYPNVSSALGTSSSSEGRKVRALYDFEAAEDNELTFLAGEIINILDDSDPNWWKGTNHRGEGLFPSNFVTADLSVEPEQFTKVEVKTVKREPEVIEVEIDERKMDKLLHLLHEADPQCDTSDPQEMIDLEEQVTAMGPLIDAALEKVDRRHAQLTQLSSDLVDALNLYHTLMREPPPPTTSSYTLPKMPPHINPYQFQTPGPPHIFNGVPPPHQPSFSIGAGSSVPYGTNNPTNEYIGPASMPNMTLPQHFHMQSGPHQHPPGHSQGPPVLEHNSLPYSQQGYPPQTGSMTGPYGPPGPTGSSANQSSQYAPSNGQRMM; encoded by the exons ATGAGTCTTTTCCAGAACTCCTCGCCTTTCGACGCTGACGTCG AGAAAGCAACTAGCGAGAAGAATATGTCAGAAGAATGGGGGAAGATAATGGATATCTGTGACAAAGTAGGAACCTCTACTCAAAGTGCAAAGGATTGTTTACGATCGATTGTCAAAAGACTGTATTCTCCCGATCCACACATTGTTATACAAGCGTTAACA TTGTTGGATGCGTGTGTAAGCAATTGTGGTAAAACGTTTCACCTGGAAATTGCATCGAGAAATTTTGAGAACGATTTGAGAAAGTTAGTTAATCATTCCCAGCCGCAGATAGCAGAAAGAACAAAGGgtcttttgaaaaaatgggCCGAAGGTGATTTCAAAAGCGATCCTCaactaaatttaattccaagtTTGTACAACAAATTGAGAAACGAAGGTCACAAGTTCACTACTCTCTCAGATATG AAAAGCTTACTGCGTAAAAATCCAAATGTGGTAACAAATTCACAGGAAGAGGAAGATCTTGCAAAAg CCATAGAACTTTCACTTAAGGAAACTAAAGCACAGAGTCAAGTGCTCTCTTCGCATAGTTCACCAGCATCAAAGAAGAGTACCAGTTTATACCCAAACGTAAGTTCTGCTCTTGGTACTTCCAGCAGTTCTGAAGGCAGGAAGGTTCGTGCTCTCTATGACTTTGAGGCAGCAGAAGATAacgaattaacatttttagcTGGAGAAATAA TTAACATCTTGGATGACTCCGATCCAAATTGGTGGAAAGGCACCAATCACAGAGGCGAAGGACTTTTTCCTTCGAATTTTGTTACTGCAGATTTATCTGTAGAGCCTGAACAGTTCACAA AAGTAGAAGTGAAAACGGTAAAGAGGGAGCCAGAAGTGATCGAAGTTGAAatagatgaaagaaaaatggataAACTTCTACACTTGCTGCACGAAGCCGATCCTCAGTGTGATACATCTGATCCACAAGAAATGATCGACTTAGAAG AACAAGTGACCGCGATGGGACCGCTGATAGATGCAGCTTTAGAGAAAGTGGACAGGAGGCACGCGCAGCTGACTCAGTTAAGTTCTGATTTGGTGGATGCTCTTAATTTATACCATACGTTGATGCGAGAACCTCCACCTCCCACAACGTCTAGCTACACCCTACCCAAGATGCCACCGCATATAAATCcatatcaatttcaaactCCAGGACCACCACAT ATATTTAACGGGGTGCCTCCACCTCATCAACCTTCTTTTTCTATCGGGGCTGGTTCATCTGTACCATATGGTACCAACAATCCAACGAACGAATACATAGGGCCTGCTAGCATGCCAAACATGACATTACCCCAACATTTTCACATGCAATCAGGACCACATCAGCATCCTCCTGGTCACTCTCAGGGTCCACCAGTGCTTGAACATAATAGCCTCCCTTATTCTCAGCAAGG ATATCCACCTCAAACTGGTTCTATGACAGGACCCTATGGTCCTCCAGGGCCAACAGGATCTTCAGCAAATCAGTCATCTCAGTATGCTCCGTCGAATGGGCAACGCATGATGTGA
- the LOC128879573 gene encoding signal transducing adapter molecule 1 isoform X2 → MSLFQNSSPFDADVEKATSEKNMSEEWGKIMDICDKVGTSTQSAKDCLRSIVKRLYSPDPHIVIQALTLLDACVSNCGKTFHLEIASRNFENDLRKLVNHSQPQIAERTKGLLKKWAEGDFKSDPQLNLIPSLYNKLRNEGHKFTTLSDMKSLLRKNPNVVTNSQEEEDLAKAIELSLKETKAQSQVLSSHSSPASKKSTSLYPNVSSALGTSSSSEGRKVRALYDFEAAEDNELTFLAGEIINILDDSDPNWWKGTNHRGEGLFPSNFVTADLSVEPEQFTKLEHSNKKMVQFAEEVEVKTVKREPEVIEVEIDERKMDKLLHLLHEADPQCDTSDPQEMIDLEEQVTAMGPLIDAALEKVDRRHAQLTQLSSDLVDALNLYHTLMREPPPPTTSSYTLPKMPPHINPYQFQTPGPPHIFNGVPPPHQPSFSIGAGSSVPYGTNNPTNEYIGPASMPNMTLPQHFHMQSGPHQHPPGHSQGPPVLEHNSLPYSQQGHAQQSGPLNQLNPARYEICPLFTHG, encoded by the exons ATGAGTCTTTTCCAGAACTCCTCGCCTTTCGACGCTGACGTCG AGAAAGCAACTAGCGAGAAGAATATGTCAGAAGAATGGGGGAAGATAATGGATATCTGTGACAAAGTAGGAACCTCTACTCAAAGTGCAAAGGATTGTTTACGATCGATTGTCAAAAGACTGTATTCTCCCGATCCACACATTGTTATACAAGCGTTAACA TTGTTGGATGCGTGTGTAAGCAATTGTGGTAAAACGTTTCACCTGGAAATTGCATCGAGAAATTTTGAGAACGATTTGAGAAAGTTAGTTAATCATTCCCAGCCGCAGATAGCAGAAAGAACAAAGGgtcttttgaaaaaatgggCCGAAGGTGATTTCAAAAGCGATCCTCaactaaatttaattccaagtTTGTACAACAAATTGAGAAACGAAGGTCACAAGTTCACTACTCTCTCAGATATG AAAAGCTTACTGCGTAAAAATCCAAATGTGGTAACAAATTCACAGGAAGAGGAAGATCTTGCAAAAg CCATAGAACTTTCACTTAAGGAAACTAAAGCACAGAGTCAAGTGCTCTCTTCGCATAGTTCACCAGCATCAAAGAAGAGTACCAGTTTATACCCAAACGTAAGTTCTGCTCTTGGTACTTCCAGCAGTTCTGAAGGCAGGAAGGTTCGTGCTCTCTATGACTTTGAGGCAGCAGAAGATAacgaattaacatttttagcTGGAGAAATAA TTAACATCTTGGATGACTCCGATCCAAATTGGTGGAAAGGCACCAATCACAGAGGCGAAGGACTTTTTCCTTCGAATTTTGTTACTGCAGATTTATCTGTAGAGCCTGAACAGTTCACAA AGTTAGAAcacagtaataaaaaaatggttcAATTTGCTGAAGAAGTAGAAGTGAAAACGGTAAAGAGGGAGCCAGAAGTGATCGAAGTTGAAatagatgaaagaaaaatggataAACTTCTACACTTGCTGCACGAAGCCGATCCTCAGTGTGATACATCTGATCCACAAGAAATGATCGACTTAGAAG AACAAGTGACCGCGATGGGACCGCTGATAGATGCAGCTTTAGAGAAAGTGGACAGGAGGCACGCGCAGCTGACTCAGTTAAGTTCTGATTTGGTGGATGCTCTTAATTTATACCATACGTTGATGCGAGAACCTCCACCTCCCACAACGTCTAGCTACACCCTACCCAAGATGCCACCGCATATAAATCcatatcaatttcaaactCCAGGACCACCACAT ATATTTAACGGGGTGCCTCCACCTCATCAACCTTCTTTTTCTATCGGGGCTGGTTCATCTGTACCATATGGTACCAACAATCCAACGAACGAATACATAGGGCCTGCTAGCATGCCAAACATGACATTACCCCAACATTTTCACATGCAATCAGGACCACATCAGCATCCTCCTGGTCACTCTCAGGGTCCACCAGTGCTTGAACATAATAGCCTCCCTTATTCTCAGCAAGG GCACGCCCAGCAAAGCGGACCCCTAAACCAGCTCAACCCTGCGAGATATGAAATATGTCCACTGTTCACTCACGGTTAA